In Sporocytophaga myxococcoides, a genomic segment contains:
- a CDS encoding HU family DNA-binding protein has translation MNKAELIDAIAAESKLTKADSKRALDAFLNAASKTLKKGDKVIIIGFGTFSVAKRAARTGRNPQTGKTIQIKAKKVVKFKAGADLAKKVK, from the coding sequence ATGAACAAAGCAGAATTAATCGACGCAATCGCAGCTGAGTCAAAACTTACTAAAGCTGATTCAAAAAGAGCACTAGATGCATTCCTAAATGCAGCTTCTAAAACTCTAAAAAAAGGAGATAAAGTTATCATCATTGGATTTGGTACTTTCTCTGTAGCTAAAAGAGCAGCAAGAACTGGTAGAAACCCACAAACTGGTAAAACTATTCAGATCAAAGCTAAGAAAGTTGTAAAATTCAAAGCAGGTGCTGATCTAGCTAAAAAAGTAAAATAA